A window of the Candidatus Omnitrophota bacterium genome harbors these coding sequences:
- a CDS encoding class I SAM-dependent methyltransferase, with protein MQTRIIKYLTCPSCKVGAFSLFINEAGADGRVKEGSLKCKSCSEIFMISNFIPIFIKEIINKKTEKTAKSFGHEWNYYSEKLGPLKDKFLIDIPPIQEDFFKGKVVLDVGCGMGRLTKLSAQYGAAEVFACDISESVEAAYRYVGNLPNVHVIRADLNKLPFSENFDFIYSLGVIHHTSDRFRSFSSISSHLKPGGTIAIWVYAKEGNMVLRYLIAPIQFITRKLSFPIKHSLAVLGELILSLFYKVIYVPINTVPWFRFLKKFLFYNDYFSKYFFGPYHSAEDRRSVLFDFMSTEIIYYISGDEIKRWFSDNGLKISHLTFLRNQSWGAVGERK; from the coding sequence ATGCAAACAAGAATAATTAAATATTTAACATGCCCTTCGTGTAAAGTTGGCGCTTTCAGTTTGTTTATTAATGAAGCTGGCGCTGACGGGAGAGTAAAGGAAGGCAGTTTAAAATGCAAATCTTGTAGTGAAATATTTATGATTTCTAACTTTATACCAATATTCATAAAAGAAATCATAAACAAAAAGACAGAAAAAACTGCGAAAAGCTTTGGTCATGAGTGGAACTATTATAGCGAGAAGCTCGGCCCGCTCAAAGATAAGTTTTTAATCGATATACCCCCTATTCAAGAGGATTTTTTTAAAGGAAAGGTGGTGTTGGATGTAGGTTGCGGTATGGGCCGTTTGACTAAACTTTCTGCGCAATATGGTGCTGCAGAGGTTTTTGCTTGCGATATTTCGGAGAGCGTTGAAGCGGCATATAGATATGTTGGGAATTTGCCCAATGTGCATGTTATCCGGGCAGACCTTAATAAACTTCCGTTTTCGGAGAATTTTGATTTTATTTATTCTTTAGGGGTGATCCACCATACCTCTGATCGGTTTCGTAGTTTTTCTTCAATAAGTTCTCATTTAAAGCCCGGAGGAACTATAGCTATTTGGGTCTATGCTAAAGAAGGCAATATGGTGCTTAGATATTTAATCGCTCCCATACAATTTATTACCCGAAAACTCAGTTTCCCTATAAAACATTCTTTAGCCGTTTTAGGAGAGTTAATATTAAGTTTATTTTATAAAGTAATTTATGTCCCTATAAATACTGTGCCTTGGTTTAGATTTCTTAAAAAATTTCTTTTCTATAACGATTACTTTTCTAAATATTTTTTTGGGCCTTACCATAGCGCTGAAGACAGGAGAAGCGTGCTTTTTGATTTTATGTCTACCGAGATCATTTATTATATTTCTGGTGATGAAATTAAACGCTGGTTTTCTGATAATGGTTTAAAGATTTCGCATTTAACATTCTTGAGAAATCAGAGTTGGGGAGCCGTTGGGGAGAGAAAATAA
- a CDS encoding radical SAM protein produces the protein MNSKSLRSGNRLILLYYPKLYPSKEGACYFLQSLLSISGPLLKEGYRVKIVDGLFDPDPIKTLSEQMEEALCLGISSKTGFQLKDAISTARILKEKFPDKMIVFGGYHGSIMPETLFKAEVADVVVRGQGQQTFLELVNCLNAKDSFENLKGISFLNQRGKIVHNEDRGFIDINEFPSYPFELVPNIENYILPSININAKRSLVYVSTLGCPHRCAFCNDPAVFGRNWSGFSSEKVLADLEKLIKTYDLDGINMFDANTFVSKKRVEDICKGILSKGLKFNWMAEVRAQYIRGYDDNFLELLRESGCKQLMIGAESGVQEVLDFLDKDSKVGDLPFAIERLSKNNISVLLSFITSLPFMKKESFFDTVRMVLDLNKKYPSGLFVNFFHYLPFPGTVLYNRAKKLNYIFSDKLEDLFFHDFNDFEMFLKFPWVNKKDLDITNAVIGFYLPICLGTTGIGYYLTMKRKNKVVNFVFELTYKLLLHLANWRLRTNNFNFLIEWRIFNFIYKLRHKRRMY, from the coding sequence ATGAATAGTAAATCTTTAAGATCAGGGAATCGTTTAATTCTGCTTTATTATCCCAAGCTGTATCCTTCAAAAGAAGGGGCTTGTTATTTCTTGCAATCGCTTTTATCTATTTCTGGACCGTTACTTAAAGAAGGCTATCGAGTCAAGATAGTAGATGGATTGTTTGACCCCGATCCTATAAAAACTCTTTCTGAGCAAATGGAAGAAGCACTTTGCTTGGGTATTTCTAGCAAAACCGGCTTCCAATTAAAAGATGCTATATCTACTGCAAGAATTTTAAAAGAAAAATTTCCAGATAAAATGATTGTTTTTGGAGGATATCATGGATCGATTATGCCTGAAACATTGTTTAAGGCTGAAGTTGCAGATGTTGTTGTTAGGGGGCAAGGACAACAAACATTTTTAGAGTTAGTTAATTGTTTGAATGCCAAAGACTCTTTTGAAAATTTAAAAGGGATTTCTTTCTTGAATCAAAGGGGAAAGATAGTCCATAATGAAGATAGGGGTTTTATTGACATTAATGAATTTCCTTCTTATCCTTTTGAGTTAGTGCCAAATATAGAAAATTATATCCTTCCTAGTATTAATATTAATGCAAAGCGATCTTTGGTGTATGTTTCTACTTTGGGATGCCCCCATAGATGCGCTTTTTGCAATGATCCTGCTGTATTCGGTAGAAATTGGAGTGGCTTTAGCTCTGAAAAAGTTTTGGCCGATTTGGAGAAATTAATTAAAACATACGATTTAGATGGAATAAATATGTTTGATGCTAATACTTTTGTAAGTAAGAAGAGGGTTGAAGATATATGTAAAGGAATATTAAGTAAAGGGCTCAAATTTAATTGGATGGCGGAAGTGAGGGCTCAATACATAAGAGGTTACGATGATAATTTTCTTGAGCTTCTTAGAGAAAGTGGTTGTAAACAACTTATGATTGGAGCTGAATCCGGGGTTCAAGAAGTTTTAGATTTCCTGGATAAGGATAGCAAGGTAGGGGATTTGCCTTTTGCAATAGAAAGGCTATCTAAGAATAATATTTCCGTTCTTTTGTCATTTATTACTAGCTTGCCTTTTATGAAGAAAGAATCATTCTTCGATACCGTAAGAATGGTGTTGGATTTAAACAAAAAATACCCTTCAGGCTTGTTTGTTAATTTCTTCCATTATTTACCTTTTCCTGGTACTGTGCTTTATAACCGGGCTAAGAAATTGAACTATATTTTTTCTGATAAATTGGAAGATTTGTTTTTTCATGATTTTAATGATTTTGAAATGTTTTTAAAATTCCCATGGGTAAATAAGAAAGATTTGGATATCACCAATGCTGTTATTGGTTTTTATCTGCCAATTTGCCTCGGCACAACAGGAATAGGTTATTATTTAACAATGAAAAGAAAAAACAAAGTTGTTAATTTTGTATTTGAATTAACATATAAGTTGCTTTTGCATCTGGCTAATTGGAGATTGCGGACTAACAACTTTAATTTCTTAATTGAATGGCGCATATTTAACTTTATATATAAATTGAGGCATAAACGCCGAATGTATTAG
- a CDS encoding class I SAM-dependent methyltransferase: MEYAKLFKQIDYQTNMALIKAKDLQPFENHYIWRAAEFKNLLYQAGVDKWGNVLEVGCGNAFNSSLIASISNKVIATDLGSPDRSTESMGIDKALQLTRRVGLRNCTVISSSAESLSFKDESFDIVYSSYTLEHIAGRSQAISEMARVLKKGGLLIATVPNFVERLTYIPVYYNYIMRRALFHGYKMAKSIFIRSSIDNRNIEKDSIKTYQLKTPWNNNRNFPFPDIHGVYATFSNELISSLFYKWSRIFTRKDLKQVKSFTTIIMPWHLFSLINTSLPLWLYTKSSFLQRKIGSLPLLNIIGHNLCFIYEKR; encoded by the coding sequence ATGGAATACGCTAAACTTTTTAAACAGATAGATTATCAGACAAATATGGCTTTGATTAAGGCTAAAGATTTGCAGCCTTTTGAAAACCATTATATTTGGCGTGCTGCGGAATTTAAGAATTTGCTTTATCAGGCCGGAGTAGATAAATGGGGGAATGTGTTAGAAGTAGGCTGCGGAAATGCTTTTAATTCTTCGCTCATAGCATCAATTTCTAATAAGGTTATTGCCACAGATTTGGGCTCTCCTGATAGATCAACCGAGTCTATGGGGATTGATAAGGCTTTGCAGTTAACAAGAAGAGTTGGTTTAAGAAATTGTACAGTGATTTCTTCGTCAGCAGAGTCGCTATCTTTTAAGGATGAAAGTTTTGATATTGTGTATTCGAGTTATACTCTGGAGCATATTGCGGGCAGAAGCCAGGCTATATCTGAAATGGCAAGGGTCCTTAAGAAAGGAGGGCTTCTTATAGCTACAGTGCCCAATTTTGTTGAGAGGCTCACGTATATTCCTGTTTATTACAATTATATTATGCGAAGAGCCTTATTCCATGGCTATAAAATGGCAAAAAGCATTTTTATCCGTTCTTCTATTGATAATCGCAATATTGAAAAAGATTCTATTAAAACCTATCAGTTGAAAACGCCCTGGAATAATAATCGCAATTTTCCTTTTCCTGATATCCATGGAGTTTATGCAACTTTTTCTAATGAGTTAATTTCTTCGTTATTTTATAAGTGGTCTAGGATTTTTACCCGGAAAGATTTAAAACAAGTGAAGTCTTTTACCACTATCATTATGCCTTGGCATTTGTTTTCTCTTATTAACACGAGTTTGCCGCTTTGGCTATATACTAAGTCTTCGTTTCTCCAAAGAAAGATTGGAAGTTTACCGCTTTTAAACATTATTGGGCATAATTTATGTTTTATTTATGAGAAAAGATGA
- a CDS encoding radical SAM protein, with protein MKILLLNPPYCLPEDNRKVMLKGKFFLPPLGIASISAYLKKYGYDIRAKDMFDWDWPKIENFIELDDSDIVGITCVTNQHFNSRLLAGLFKKKKKKPIIVFGGPHATCLHEQIISHFPVDFVVRGEGENTFLELVKAIETKKVPYTVKGLTFKSDGKIIKTADRELIPDLDSLPFPTYADYDLEAYIPYLDYEPFLGKDNRKKITLPILTARGCPNKCNFCSCPVLWNNKVRLRSPGNVLNEIKRLKELGVKHFMFSDDTFLLNFDRVKKFCNLIIDNGINITWSSAGRVEPVSCEVLELMKKAGCFRIFFGVESGSPRILKNINKNITQDQICNAFNLSRKAKMDAYAFIMVGNPGEDNSTIAETISILRKSKPDGIVAGITQVFPGTELEDLAKSEGFINESYWLNKRFSPLYTHEHDAFSLTIFFDKIMISELLRKKKFVLAVNSLTFLCLKEFLRFTKLYKIIYYLKDKLKKKE; from the coding sequence ATGAAGATCTTACTTTTAAACCCTCCGTATTGTTTGCCGGAGGATAACAGAAAAGTTATGTTGAAAGGAAAATTCTTTTTGCCGCCTTTAGGCATAGCTTCTATTTCTGCTTATCTTAAAAAGTATGGTTATGATATCCGGGCTAAAGATATGTTTGATTGGGACTGGCCAAAGATCGAAAACTTTATTGAATTGGATGATTCCGATATTGTAGGCATCACTTGCGTTACAAATCAGCATTTTAATTCTCGATTACTAGCAGGATTATTTAAGAAAAAGAAGAAAAAGCCAATCATTGTGTTTGGCGGTCCGCACGCTACTTGTTTGCATGAACAGATTATTTCTCATTTTCCGGTTGATTTTGTAGTAAGGGGGGAGGGAGAAAATACCTTTCTTGAGTTGGTTAAAGCAATTGAAACTAAGAAAGTCCCTTATACTGTAAAGGGATTAACTTTTAAATCGGATGGTAAGATAATCAAGACTGCTGATAGAGAGCTTATACCGGATTTGGATAGCTTGCCTTTTCCTACCTATGCCGATTACGACCTTGAGGCCTATATCCCTTATTTAGATTACGAACCATTTCTTGGTAAAGATAACAGAAAAAAGATTACTCTCCCGATTTTAACTGCACGGGGTTGTCCAAATAAATGTAATTTTTGTTCATGTCCGGTATTATGGAATAATAAAGTACGTTTAAGATCTCCGGGTAATGTTCTTAACGAAATTAAGCGATTGAAGGAACTTGGAGTTAAACACTTTATGTTTTCCGATGATACTTTTTTGCTTAATTTTGATAGAGTAAAGAAATTTTGTAACCTAATTATTGATAATGGGATTAATATAACCTGGTCTTCTGCCGGAAGAGTTGAACCTGTTTCTTGTGAAGTCTTAGAGTTGATGAAGAAAGCCGGTTGTTTTAGAATCTTTTTTGGAGTGGAGTCAGGTTCTCCTCGCATACTAAAAAATATTAATAAGAATATTACTCAGGATCAGATATGCAATGCATTTAACTTGAGCCGGAAAGCAAAGATGGATGCTTATGCTTTTATTATGGTCGGGAATCCTGGAGAAGATAATTCGACTATTGCCGAGACTATAAGTATTCTGAGAAAGTCTAAGCCTGATGGCATTGTCGCCGGGATAACGCAAGTTTTTCCGGGTACGGAACTCGAGGATTTAGCCAAAAGTGAAGGCTTTATAAATGAATCTTACTGGCTAAATAAGCGTTTTTCCCCTTTGTATACACACGAGCATGATGCTTTTTCCCTAACAATATTTTTTGATAAAATAATGATCTCTGAATTATTGCGTAAGAAAAAATTTGTTTTAGCAGTGAATAGCTTAACTTTCTTATGCCTTAAGGAATTCCTAAGATTTACCAAATTATATAAAATTATTTATTATCTAAAAGATAAACTCAAGAAGAAAGAATAA
- a CDS encoding radical SAM protein — translation MKILFVDPLGDEVSPGLNMGIAYLTAILKEAGHCVSILDLNLLRDSVEERLRKAVQAISPDVVGFSVLNLSLKQTILLVNDLKKYYRGYIIAGGAEPSLQKENFFNFVDLNAIVVGEGEETLPEFLDVLSKGGNLDTVRGLIWKDKKNGKVRINPHRELIKDLDCLPMANYEAFGVESMDIYPIVTSRGCPHNCSFCSKYTSQSWRPRDLGKCLDELIYAKNRYGLKSFLVWDSCFNVYPKRIEEFCNLLVTNKIDLPWVAMGVRADKITEGMARALKKANCRTIWVGIESFDQEVLEAIGKGEDVEQIVKGIKIAKRSKLGIYGFMIMGLPKDTFKKTIKSLNVALSLNLDRLFYASAVPFTGTRLYEWVKNNGTFINDPFATSQILHKSKESVAFETKDFPKEERLKAKKIINIKTGFYENPGFPNWFFFFVKVYLILRHDLNNSIRRLVRSFKYRARKKTAIETIMEKRTIKFKHVPDGTWIFPSPKLEENVSSVEIYYRDLANEKIRKQ, via the coding sequence ATGAAGATATTATTTGTTGATCCTTTAGGCGATGAAGTTTCACCTGGTTTAAATATGGGGATAGCATATTTAACCGCGATTTTAAAAGAAGCCGGGCATTGTGTCTCAATTTTAGATCTTAATCTGCTTAGGGATTCTGTTGAGGAGAGGTTAAGGAAAGCAGTCCAGGCCATATCTCCTGATGTGGTGGGGTTTTCTGTTTTGAATCTCTCGTTGAAACAAACAATCCTGTTGGTTAATGATTTAAAAAAATATTATCGTGGATATATTATTGCAGGCGGGGCTGAGCCGTCCTTACAAAAAGAGAATTTTTTTAATTTTGTAGATTTAAATGCGATAGTTGTGGGAGAAGGAGAAGAAACGTTACCGGAGTTTTTAGATGTGCTCTCAAAAGGCGGAAATTTAGATACTGTCAGGGGTTTGATATGGAAAGACAAAAAAAACGGGAAAGTTAGAATTAATCCACATAGAGAGTTGATAAAGGATTTGGATTGCCTGCCAATGGCTAATTATGAAGCTTTTGGGGTTGAGTCAATGGATATATATCCTATAGTAACTAGTAGAGGTTGTCCGCATAATTGTTCATTTTGCAGTAAATATACCAGTCAGTCTTGGAGGCCTAGGGATTTGGGAAAGTGTTTAGATGAGCTTATCTATGCTAAGAATAGGTATGGTTTAAAGAGTTTTTTAGTCTGGGATTCATGTTTTAATGTTTATCCTAAGAGAATTGAGGAATTCTGCAATTTATTGGTTACAAATAAGATTGATCTGCCTTGGGTTGCAATGGGGGTTAGGGCTGACAAAATAACTGAAGGCATGGCCCGGGCTTTGAAAAAAGCTAACTGCAGGACTATTTGGGTAGGCATAGAAAGTTTTGATCAAGAAGTTTTAGAAGCTATTGGGAAAGGTGAAGATGTCGAGCAAATAGTAAAGGGGATAAAGATAGCCAAGAGATCAAAATTGGGTATTTACGGTTTTATGATTATGGGTTTGCCGAAAGATACTTTCAAAAAAACTATCAAATCTCTTAATGTCGCTTTAAGCTTAAATCTCGACAGGCTGTTTTATGCATCCGCCGTCCCGTTTACAGGTACAAGGCTTTATGAGTGGGTTAAGAATAATGGTACTTTTATTAATGATCCTTTTGCTACATCTCAGATACTTCATAAAAGTAAAGAATCGGTAGCTTTTGAGACAAAAGATTTTCCCAAAGAAGAAAGGCTTAAGGCAAAAAAGATAATTAATATTAAGACAGGTTTTTATGAAAATCCGGGTTTTCCAAATTGGTTTTTCTTTTTTGTAAAAGTATATTTAATTTTAAGGCATGATTTGAATAATTCAATTAGGAGGCTCGTGCGCTCATTTAAATACAGGGCTCGTAAGAAAACAGCTATCGAGACTATTATGGAAAAAAGAACCATTAAATTTAAGCATGTTCCTGATGGAACTTGGATTTTCCCAAGTCCTAAATTAGAAGAAAATGTTTCTAGCGTGGAAATTTATTATAGAGATTTAGCTAATGAAAAAATAAGGAAGCAGTAG
- a CDS encoding polysaccharide biosynthesis C-terminal domain-containing protein, which produces MNTIKSDVKSVPADYSLLVATNFLICLFSIVITSMLTRMMDAASYGVYSVFIFATQTLLLFSSTWIISSIVRFGREEFDKTAKVSRIFWAYALVVCVMFGLSSLVVVALREGVSKYIGITKQEIWILLTYVFLLLISTSLLSIYQATRKLKIYGILQVLEKFVLLLILSFLYVYYHRLSVQLLLYSFLISSGIFVSINIIITKKDILIPVKFRKNDLKELLIFSGPLFISVGTAHFGMWISPILINNFLTKDQLGTYYLAHQINFLVGSTILQLSIALTPILVLLYSRKKIDLIDLYVRKLVPLGVFVWAIIVALTMVVSKLLFLHLFGKNFVFALNPLQVLLLGTGFAGIHVLFAGVLTAYKFTWASTKASLIYIFTNLLGNIILIKFFGILGAAIATCIASIAYSISIMLETHKVTKFKFSLIVFNVIPVFFSFLIVFCIKGVIATIVISFIMFIGLVIVIKRFFLDKDLVTVLSKLEFPGWTIDFIRRRLAN; this is translated from the coding sequence GTGAATACGATAAAGTCTGATGTAAAATCGGTTCCGGCAGATTACAGTTTGCTAGTAGCAACTAATTTTTTAATTTGCTTATTTTCAATCGTTATCACTTCTATGCTTACCCGGATGATGGATGCCGCCAGTTACGGCGTTTATAGTGTTTTTATATTTGCAACTCAGACTTTACTGCTTTTTAGTTCAACATGGATTATAAGTTCAATTGTTAGATTTGGCAGGGAGGAGTTTGACAAGACTGCAAAGGTTTCAAGAATTTTTTGGGCTTATGCATTAGTTGTCTGCGTTATGTTTGGACTTAGCTCATTAGTTGTTGTTGCGTTAAGAGAGGGAGTGTCTAAGTATATCGGTATAACCAAACAAGAGATCTGGATTTTATTGACGTATGTTTTCTTGCTTTTAATAAGCACTTCACTTTTGAGTATATATCAAGCAACAAGAAAACTAAAAATCTACGGAATTCTCCAAGTACTTGAGAAGTTTGTGCTCTTGCTAATCTTAAGTTTTCTTTATGTCTATTATCATAGACTTTCTGTTCAGCTGCTTTTATATTCATTCTTAATTAGTTCAGGGATATTTGTTTCAATAAATATTATTATTACAAAAAAAGATATCTTAATCCCTGTTAAGTTTAGAAAAAACGACCTAAAGGAGCTTTTAATATTTTCTGGGCCATTATTTATTTCAGTAGGTACTGCTCATTTTGGGATGTGGATAAGCCCGATTCTAATCAATAATTTCTTGACTAAAGATCAGCTAGGTACTTATTATTTAGCTCATCAAATAAATTTTCTTGTTGGCTCAACTATTTTGCAGTTAAGTATTGCACTTACTCCTATATTAGTGCTTTTGTACTCAAGGAAAAAAATCGATTTAATTGATTTATACGTAAGGAAGTTAGTCCCTTTAGGTGTTTTTGTGTGGGCGATTATTGTTGCATTAACAATGGTTGTTTCTAAATTACTTTTTTTACATTTATTTGGCAAAAACTTTGTCTTTGCATTAAATCCTTTGCAAGTATTATTGTTAGGAACTGGTTTTGCCGGTATACATGTTTTGTTCGCGGGAGTGCTTACGGCCTATAAATTTACTTGGGCTTCAACAAAGGCATCTCTTATCTATATTTTCACTAATTTATTGGGGAATATTATTTTGATTAAGTTTTTTGGTATTCTTGGAGCGGCTATTGCTACATGCATTGCTTCGATTGCTTACAGTATTTCTATTATGCTAGAAACCCATAAAGTAACAAAGTTTAAATTTTCTTTAATAGTGTTTAATGTTATTCCTGTATTTTTTAGTTTTTTGATTGTTTTTTGCATCAAAGGCGTTATCGCTACCATCGTTATAAGTTTTATAATGTTTATTGGTTTAGTAATTGTTATTAAAAGATTCTTTTTGGATAAGGATTTAGTTACTGTTTTAAGCAAATTAGAGTTTCCTGGCTGGACAATTGATTTTATTAGAAGAAGGCTTGCTAATTGA
- a CDS encoding glycosyltransferase family 4 protein, producing the protein MSQKYKIIHLKNGAYEACIIKRNALNRVLSMHLNHLFEKVYIVFFKADSNKLINVGPDCTIFDISGFGSLFSKLKLKFLDSFFSEINLLTRAFKTIKENNISVITADEPFLTGLNAIILSFLTGKPAVIYNLADFELYYKTGGRRNMPYLPRKVELCIERIVFKKAAMVITDRKFYRDYVIRRGALPLKCKSIRTTTDSFYFTASPDKGFKREQSWEGKKILFYFGRLHLEKKIDCLVRCLALIKQKRSDVIMLLAGEGPHRLEVEELCQKLRIEQDVYFLGNKSSQDLVNIMSISDILIASHAGYSLLEMALSGKPIIAFDYEWHSEFIENNVNGILVKDGDYQSMAEEALKVLFNADIYLQMGLKAKEKALSFNHPVDSLNDERKCYEILLDKQKAVE; encoded by the coding sequence ATGAGTCAGAAATATAAAATAATCCACCTTAAAAATGGGGCTTATGAAGCCTGTATAATTAAAAGAAACGCCTTGAATCGCGTACTTTCTATGCATTTGAACCATTTATTTGAGAAGGTATATATCGTTTTTTTTAAGGCGGATTCTAACAAATTAATCAATGTAGGCCCGGACTGTACTATCTTTGATATATCCGGTTTTGGGTCGTTATTTTCTAAACTTAAGCTGAAATTCTTGGATTCTTTCTTTTCAGAAATTAACTTATTAACTAGGGCCTTTAAAACTATTAAAGAAAATAATATTTCTGTTATAACCGCTGATGAGCCCTTCTTAACGGGTTTAAACGCAATTATCTTGTCTTTTCTTACAGGGAAACCAGCGGTAATTTATAATTTAGCAGACTTTGAGCTTTACTATAAAACTGGCGGGAGAAGAAATATGCCTTATTTGCCTAGGAAGGTAGAGCTTTGTATTGAAAGAATAGTTTTTAAAAAAGCCGCTATGGTGATTACAGATAGAAAGTTTTATAGGGATTATGTTATCCGCAGGGGAGCTCTCCCCCTAAAATGCAAAAGCATCAGGACTACCACCGATTCCTTTTATTTTACAGCTTCTCCGGATAAAGGATTTAAAAGAGAACAGTCCTGGGAGGGCAAGAAAATTTTATTTTATTTTGGAAGGCTGCATTTAGAGAAGAAAATCGATTGTTTGGTTAGGTGCCTTGCGCTTATTAAGCAGAAGCGTAGTGATGTAATAATGCTTTTAGCAGGGGAAGGGCCTCATAGATTGGAAGTTGAGGAATTATGCCAGAAGCTTAGAATAGAGCAAGATGTATATTTCTTGGGAAATAAGAGCTCTCAGGATCTCGTAAATATTATGTCGATTAGCGATATTCTTATTGCTTCTCACGCAGGGTATTCTTTATTAGAGATGGCGCTTTCTGGCAAGCCGATTATCGCTTTTGATTATGAATGGCATAGTGAATTTATCGAGAATAATGTTAATGGCATATTGGTTAAAGATGGTGATTATCAGTCTATGGCTGAGGAAGCTCTTAAAGTTCTCTTTAATGCTGATATCTACCTTCAAATGGGGCTGAAGGCTAAGGAAAAAGCATTAAGCTTTAATCATCCAGTTGATTCTTTGAATGACGAGAGGAAGTGTTACGAAATCCTGTTAGATAAACAAAAGGCGGTTGAATGA
- a CDS encoding class I SAM-dependent methyltransferase: MKRRQQIKFLRLFLETYWNDPGLAFWRAKEAALISQASFLFPMLDLGCADGLFLSTLAQGKAIKDGEVVGIDLRQEVLKVSSRIKLYKTVICGDISKLPFMNRSFNSVLSNCVLEHIQPLEQTLSELSRVASKGSQLIFTVPDKLFGENLLPVRLARLFGFKKLAQKHKDAVNRDLMHINCYDKNWWEDKLFASGFRMKYCEPYLSNYELLIWYLFFYAARIKINRFNLAGILNYSVGHSGNLLGRLLKEMIIFVSFVIFALSLGGRRTKGNALFIVGEKL; the protein is encoded by the coding sequence ATGAAACGAAGGCAGCAAATTAAATTTTTGAGGTTATTTTTAGAAACATATTGGAATGATCCCGGTTTAGCTTTCTGGCGAGCAAAAGAGGCTGCGCTTATAAGCCAGGCTTCCTTTTTGTTCCCTATGCTTGATTTAGGCTGTGCCGACGGTTTGTTTTTAAGTACACTTGCGCAAGGAAAAGCTATTAAGGATGGAGAAGTAGTAGGTATTGACTTACGCCAGGAAGTTTTAAAGGTTTCATCAAGAATCAAATTGTATAAAACTGTTATTTGCGGAGATATATCAAAGCTTCCATTTATGAATCGGTCATTTAATTCAGTTCTGTCAAATTGTGTTCTTGAGCATATCCAGCCACTTGAGCAAACTCTGTCAGAGTTATCTCGGGTCGCCTCAAAAGGATCCCAGTTAATTTTCACAGTTCCTGATAAGTTATTTGGGGAGAATCTTCTTCCTGTGCGCTTGGCAAGATTATTTGGATTTAAAAAACTTGCGCAAAAGCATAAGGATGCCGTGAACCGAGATTTGATGCATATTAATTGTTATGACAAAAATTGGTGGGAGGATAAATTATTTGCATCTGGATTTAGGATGAAGTATTGTGAACCTTATTTATCGAATTATGAACTATTGATTTGGTATTTATTTTTCTATGCTGCAAGGATTAAAATCAACCGGTTTAATCTGGCGGGTATATTAAATTATTCTGTTGGGCATAGCGGGAATTTGTTAGGAAGGTTATTGAAAGAGATGATTATATTTGTTTCATTTGTGATTTTTGCTCTTTCTTTAGGGGGGAGAAGAACTAAAGGCAATGCTTTATTTATTGTCGGGGAGAAGCTTTGA